DNA from Yamadazyma tenuis chromosome 5, complete sequence:
AGATTCTCGAGGtttctttttcaaacttggtAGATTGACGTAAAATTTCGAGGCATATCTTTGCTGAGGCAGGAGGGTTTTTGTTCGGCCAATATTCTTATTCCAGGCGTGGATTAAGGATTGTAATTTAGattttatttttatttttttttcctGGAGGTGTCTGTCTGAACCCCCTTGATCGGTAATTTGAAAATTGGTATATAACTCGGTTCTTCCTCTGTGTTAAATCTCCAATGTATACTACCAACTACTATCCGTCGTCGGATCCACAGCAGCACGGCCATAGTCCTCCTAGAAATCCCCACCCATCCACCCCAACCGTTTCTTCTGCTGGCATGTACCCGCAGTATCTGCCCCATATGGGCCAGTATATCTCCAATTTTGCCTACCAACCTCAGCAGTATGCCACGTCGATGACATCGAAGCCTCCAGGTACGGGGATTCCATCGTACCAGTTTCTGGCACCTGCAAGCCTGGACTCGAGGTATCTGGGACCCGCAGGTAATGATTCAAGAAATGGGTCTGTTGAGAATACTCCAGCTCAAATATACCAGTTCTATACGCTCCCCGCCGGAGGGCAGGCAATGGCCCCTGCCCCTCGGTCCAGTACCGTACCCAAGTCGGTCAACTTTGGCGTGCACAAGCTTTCCAacaatcttcttgttccGTTGGAGTTATATAATGTATTGATGCAATTATTCCAGGCCATCCGCATCAAGAAGTATGCCACCTCCGCCATCAGCCCTCTGAGAAACTACTTGACAGTGTTTGAGTACAGTATCAATGATCAGTGGATAATCTGGGACTATGAGACCGGATTTGTGCACTTGACGGGAATGTGGAAAGCTGCTGAAATTGCAACCAGTGCTCACCAGAACAGCAATCTGCACAAAGCTAAAGCAGATAtcgtcaagttgttggacaGCACTCCGACCGAGTACCATGACCACATTAAACGGATTCGTGGTGGATTCCTCAAGATTCAGGGAACATGGCTTCCTTATAGTATGTGTAAGATCTTGGCTCGTCGGTTCTGCTACTATATTCGGTTTGAGTTGATTCCAATTTTTGGCAACGACTTTCCCGATTATTGTTTGCCGCCATACGATACTAAGTTTGGTGACTTGCGGTTTGATGGAAACGATGCGGAGTTGCAAGGCTCAAGGCTTAACTTTGATATATTTGAGGCGTCCAAGTGCTTGCAGGCATTAGGGCAGGGGCAAACTCCGCAACAGGTGCTGGCACCCGTTGCAGTGGCACTGGAACCCGCTACAGTGACACTGGCCCCTCCTCCCCCAGCACCGGAGCTGGTCTCACGCTTACCCAAGCTCGATATGCCGTTTAAGTACGACTCGAAAAAACGCAGTAGTCTCGGTTCCGAGCTGATGTCGCCCAAGTCCTTGGTATCGCCCACATCCCTCCAGTCACCGCTTCAGGCAGCAACCGCCAAGTTCCAAGGAAGACACTCCCGGGTGCTGTCGCTCGATAAACCATTTGACCATGGCGTTTCGAGTCTGAGTGGTTCAAGTTCCATCAGTTATGGGCCTCAGCTCACGCCCGTGACGCCCAACTATATTGCCAGCACCACGGGCACCCTGCTGTTACTGGCGACTGACCCGGCACAGTTGACGCCTAAGCGGCGTATTAGTGGTGCTGATGGTATTGGCTCGCTTTTGGCAGCCGCTGACATTACCGATAACAAGCCCGTAAAGGCAAGGCGAATCAGTATGAAGATCAacgacttgttgatatAAACTGGAAACACTGGTATTTAGAGTGCTGTTTTGCACTGGATTGGTTCGATTttattttggtgtttgtatTTGGGAAATATATATAATTGATAGTTGGTTTTCTGACTTTTTGCAGTCTTTGATTTGGGTTCGCGAAAACGTATTTTCGATTtgccaacaccaccatGGAGTTTATAGAGTTCGACTCGTTCCAGGACGATGAAATAGCCCAGCCGCAGCCGGCGTTATCCATATCGATCCCTTCCAACATTGAGACCTTGAGTAAGAGAATCCCCAATCTCAACGGATTCAAGAATCTCTTGAATTTCGAGGACAAGTCCAGCGAAccccaaacacaaacaatTGCCAGTGAAAAGTCTGTTGAACTGGACCAGAGCTCTGAAAAATACGCCCAGATCTCCTTGAAAATCATCGATCATGATGCAGACTCAAAGGAAGTACCTATATCAGCTGAATATAATTTGACCACCAGGTTgtccaaggtgttgaataacaatatcaacgataaattggtgaaagagatcttcaacttggaattgaacGAGACTGAGTTGATAGACTCAAGTGTTATGGGTTCCTTGTCACGAAAGAAGTTGAGAAGCAAAATCGAAGTCAATCTTATAAAGAATCAGAGtgttttcttgaaggagttcAGTCCTATGGTCAAGCAGTTTAGACTGATGGACAACAAGCTTACACAACTAAACAAGTTGAGCGACACAAACAACGAGAGGCTTCACGACATTTTTCAGGACTTGGAgcagttcaacaaggagtTTAAGGCATTGAATGAGCAAAAGACTCTTGTGAGtctcaagaagaaccttttggtgaacttcaaaaagaagttCATTTTGAACGAGTATGAAGAGTTTTCCATTAGCAGTAATGAGGTGAATGAggagttcttcaaagcaTTAGTCAAGTTGGATGCCATTAACgaagcatcttcaattttgCTATCCATCGATAATTCCAACTTGGGAATGAATATCATGAAAAAAATCTCAAATCTCATTGATAGATCCAACCACACCTTGAGTACCTTCGTGAAACGGTCTCTTATATACCCGGTTTGGGTAAATTCTGATACCAAACTAAAGAACTTCCATAATAGtgtcaagtttttgaaaaccAGAAGTCCTCATTCGTTTGACCAAGTGCTACAAGACTTTGCAACTGACAGATCAAAGCTGTTGATCGAAGACTTTAACCGACAAACAGAAATACTAGGAGCTCATGATCCCGTTAGGTATATAGGAGACTTATTGGCCTATGTGCATTCTATGGTGATCAATGAAATCGAGCTCATGAACTctatcttcaaagtcaacGAGCGTGAGATGAAACACGAGTCTTTTATCACCCAAGACGACATAAAGATGTTCACTGAATGTATAACAATATTGCTagacaagatctttgacAGGTTATCGAGAAGTATTAAGTCTCgttttgaacaattgataTCATTAGAGTTGAAAATCAAGGTGGTTTACTCCatattcaatttgtttgacttgTATAAGCTTATGTTCGAAAAGAACTTCACAAACTCCAATTCATTGACCAGAACCATTCGAGAATTGATTTCGTTCACTCAGTTGAGACTTTTTGACCTTACCCATAATAACCTCAAATCAATCAAGACCAGCAATCTGGCCCAGTTAGACTTGAACTCAGACCTTCAGCCTCCTGAGTGGATCATAGACTTTTACTCAGATGTACTTCCCATTGTGGAGCAGTCGAATACTACCTTTGATTCGGTGTTTGGTTTGGATGAGGAAAGGCAAGCTATGTTTCTCAGTTCCATTGTCAATGAACCAATAGACATTCTTAACCAGCATATTAAAATGAAAGAGTTTGGCCTGTTGGAGAAAATCATTTTGAGGTTGAACTCCATTGATTTGATACTATCCAAGATCCTTCCCATCAATGTGTTCAACGACATGGTAATCGAACTTAATGATCTCATTGAATCATTAAAAGAACAGGCTATTTCCCAGCAGCTCGACTCgcttttgaagatgtgCAAGATGTACGATTTCCACAACATTATCAACATGATTCTACCGTTTGATGACAGTTTTTTTGACGTTTCTATCTATGAACCCATTTCCGAAAATAATACGTTCAATGCCCAGAGTataaacttgatcaacgatTCTTTATCGGAATATTTACCAACAGCTGTGATAGACATCCAAAACAACCTTCTTAAACTCAACAATCCGCTTATATCGAATGATATTGGCGAGAATTTGTCGTTATCATTCGTCAAGTTCTACCtaaagttcaacttgataaTC
Protein-coding regions in this window:
- the COG6 gene encoding Golgi transport complex subunit 6 (COG:U; BUSCO:EOG09260KCB; EggNog:ENOG503NV7G), yielding MEFIEFDSFQDDEIAQPQPALSISIPSNIETLSKRIPNLNGFKNLLNFEDKSSEPQTQTIASEKSVESDQSSEKYAQISLKIIDHDADSKEVPISAEYNLTTRLSKVLNNNINDKLVKEIFNLELNETELIDSSVMGSLSRKKLRSKIEVNLIKNQSVFLKEFSPMVKQFRSMDNKLTQLNKLSDTNNERLHDIFQDLEQFNKEFKALNEQKTLVSLKKNLLVNFKKKFILNEYEEFSISSNEVNEEFFKALVKLDAINEASSILLSIDNSNLGMNIMKKISNLIDRSNHTLSTFVKRSLIYPVWVNSDTKLKNFHNSVKFLKTRSPHSFDQVLQDFATDRSKSLIEDFNRQTEILGAHDPVRYIGDLLAYVHSMVINEIELMNSIFKVNEREMKHESFITQDDIKMFTECITILLDKIFDRLSRSIKSRFEQLISLELKIKVVYSIFNLFDLYKLMFEKNFTNSNSLTRTIRELISFTQLRLFDLTHNNLKSIKTSNSAQLDLNSDLQPPEWIIDFYSDVLPIVEQSNTTFDSVFGLDEERQAMFLSSIVNEPIDILNQHIKMKEFGSLEKIILRLNSIDLILSKILPINVFNDMVIELNDLIESLKEQAISQQLDSLLKMCKMYDFHNIINMILPFDDSFFDVSIYEPISENNTFNAQSINLINDSLSEYLPTAVIDIQNNLLKLNNPLISNDIGENLSLSFVKFYLKFNLIIEQYLDKKLIWSDTEAATLLGVEDAYGEIKKHLNMDL
- a CDS encoding uncharacterized protein (EggNog:ENOG503P520; COG:S), whose amino-acid sequence is MYPQYSPHMGQYISNFAYQPQQYATSMTSKPPGTGIPSYQFSAPASSDSRYSGPAGNDSRNGSVENTPAQIYQFYTLPAGGQAMAPAPRSSTVPKSVNFGVHKLSNNLLVPLELYNVLMQLFQAIRIKKYATSAISPSRNYLTVFEYSINDQWIIWDYETGFVHLTGMWKAAEIATSAHQNSNSHKAKADIVKLLDSTPTEYHDHIKRIRGGFLKIQGTWLPYSMCKILARRFCYYIRFELIPIFGNDFPDYCLPPYDTKFGDLRFDGNDAELQGSRLNFDIFEASKCLQALGQGQTPQQVSAPVAVASEPATVTSAPPPPAPESVSRLPKLDMPFKYDSKKRSSLGSESMSPKSLVSPTSLQSPLQAATAKFQGRHSRVSSLDKPFDHGVSSSSGSSSISYGPQLTPVTPNYIASTTGTSSLSATDPAQLTPKRRISGADGIGSLLAAADITDNKPVKARRISMKINDLLI